The Panicum virgatum strain AP13 chromosome 5K, P.virgatum_v5, whole genome shotgun sequence genome has a window encoding:
- the LOC120708218 gene encoding dymeclin-like, which produces MGAAPSTPRLGAAGAPPSPGAAEQMFAALVGDKAYPISSEFWKQLLELPLTLQWPRDRVLQACHAFAQNNYQTKHLAKILIHLVWCLQECTSTTSAASVAYRRAINAAYISSIFLKFIIENAKTDNWQELCLDIDKSEKGMEKFPAEITVEYFLMRGVLNYIGSVDVSLESCYLHHELLNLMLVLMSTQLCSGPSPEPKDVHPFIDAAMLQDSSIIVSVVRKLLLNFVTRPKFPQNGSHPVFYDDGRPGVLQRVGSAAANFVLLPYYTFNYLVSSTPEGATSQLADNSLLVLLVMIHFRKCISTNESIPSNSTYMGSDTNDKEAQVFHENPYCKALNNAKDIQYDRADVEGNAQDGPVVRLSFASLFDSLGRCLNDESSVLLLYSLVHGNCDFQEYVLVRTDLDTLLMPILEMLYNASRKTSNQIYMLLIILLILSQDSTFNASVHKLVLPAVPWYHERLMHQTSLGSLMVVILIRTIKYNLSKLRDVYLHTNCLAILANMAPHVHRLSAYASQRLVSLFDMLSRKYAKLAELKNDKSHKVISDQMEADNIADDMSTELHIYTDFLRIVLEIINAILTYALPRNPEVVYAVLHRQEVFEPFKNHPRFNELLENIYTVLDFFNSRMDMQRLDGEWSVDKVLEVINKNCRSWRGEGMKMFTQLRFTYEQESHPEEFFIPYAWRLVLSRGFSFNPGAINLFPVEIHLDDAPSSEQKV; this is translated from the exons atgggcgcggcgccgtcgacgccgaggctgggcgcggcgggcgcgccgccgtcgcccggcgCGGCTGAGCAGATGTTCGCGGCGCTGGTCGGCGACAAGGCCTACCCGATCTCCTCCGAGTTCTGGAAGCAGCTGCTCGAGCTGCCCCTCACCCTGCAGTGGCCGCGCGACCGCGTGCTGCAGGCGTGCCACGCCTTCG CCCAGAATAACTACCAAACCAAGCATCTTGCAAAGATTTTGATCCATTTGGTTTGGTGCTTGCAAGAGTGCACCTCAACAACTTCTGCAGCTTCTGTCGCATACCGAAGGGCTATCAATGCTGCTTATATCTCATCCATATTTCTCAAATTCATCATTGAAAATGCAAAAACTGATAATTGGCAAGAGCTATGCCTTGACATCGACAAGAGTGAGAAGGGGATGGAAAAATTTCCTGCAG AAATCACTGTGGAGTATTTTCTCATGAGAGGCGTGCTGAACTACATTGGTAGTGTAGATGTAAG CCTGGAATCATGCTACCTACATCATGAACTTTTGAACTTGATGCTAGTTCTTATGTCAACTCAGTTATGTTCTGGACCATCCCCAGAACCAAAAGATGTGCATCCTTTCATTGATGCAGCTATGCTTCAG GACAGCTCCATAATAGTCTCAGTGGTGCGGAAGTTGTTGCTCAATTTCGTAACACGGccaaagtttcctcaaaatggTTCACACCCTGTTTTTTATGATGATGGTAGGCCTGGTGTTCTGCAGCGAGTTGGGTCAGCAGCTG CAAATTTTGTCTTGCTGCCATATTATACGTTCAACTACCTTGTCAGCTCCACTCCTGAGGGTGCAACAAGTCAGTTGGCAGATAACAGTTTACTTGTTCTGCTTGTTATGATCCACTTCCGGAAGTGCATTTCAACTAATGAGTCCATTCCAAGCAACAGTACATACATGGGTTCAGATACCAATGACAAGGAAGCTCAGGTTTTTCATGAGAATCCTTATTGCAAAGCATTAAACAATGCTAAGGACATTCAAT ATGATCGTGCTGATGTTGAAGGAAATGCTCAAGATGGGCCTGTTGTTAGGTTGTCTTTTGCATCGTTATTTGACTCTCTTGGAAG ATGCTTAAACGACGAGAGCTCTGTTCTTTTGCTCTATTCTTTGGTCCATGGGAACTGTGACTTTCAGGAATATGTCCTTGTTCGAACAGACTTGGATACTTTG CTCATGCCTATCTTGGAAATGCTCTACAATGCATCAAGGAAGACTTCAAATCAGATTTACATGCTATTGATTATTCTCCTAATCCTCAGTCAAGATTCAACCTTCAATGCTAGTGTGCACAAATTG GTGCTTCCTGCTGTTCCTTGGTACCATGAGCGCCTTATGCATCAAACATCTTTGGGATCTTTGATGGTTGTAATACTAATCCGGACCATCAAGTACAACCTCTCTAAACTAAGA GATGTCTACCTTCACACAAACTGTCTTGCGATATTAGCAAATATGGCTCCTCATGTGCATAGGCTGAGTGCCTATGCATCACAAAGGCTGGTTAGCCTCTTCGACATGCTTTCTCGCAA GTATGCCAAACTAGCTGAGTTAAAAAATGACAAGTCCCACAAAGTTATATCCGATCAGATGGAAGCAGACAACATCGCAGATGATATG TCTACAGAGCTTCACATATATACAGATTTCTTAAGAATTGTTCTGGAAATCATTAATGCAATCCTTACGTATGCATTGCCCCGAAATCCTGAG GTTGTGTATGCTGTATTGCATCGTCAGGAGGTTTTTGAGCCATTTAAGAACCATCCACGTTTCAATGAACTTCTTGAGAACATATACACT GTATTGGATTTCTTTAATAGCCGAATGGACATGCAACGATTAGATGGGGAATGGTCTGTGGATAAGGTGCTTGAAGTCATCAACAAAAACTGTCGATCATGGCGCGGAGAAGGGATGAAG ATGTTTACCCAGTTAAGGTTTACATATGAGCAAGAAAGCCATCCTGAGGAATTCTTTATCCCATATGCATGGCGCCTTGTCCTGTCACGGGG ATTCTCTTTCAATCCTGGTGCCATAAATCTGTTCCCTGTGGAGATTCACCTTGAT GATGCACCATCCAGTGAACAAAAGGTTTAG
- the LOC120708219 gene encoding uncharacterized protein LOC120708219, with amino-acid sequence MQEAAEEGEFAGARLDAGLRAARFASPPSADVFGTQVEPKNVPAVFRGVAKGWAASTRWDPLHGGLDYLLEKVGRDVDVEAMMSNTGHVFYGDLRSHERVSVPFLTFIQSCKSYLSRINGARDPFIDQGILEEPTCSREMCSSNSENSEQVYLAQVSIMNAENKERCLLEVLKEDIQEPIFLKGKSFSSINFWMNGAHLRSSTHYDPHHNLLCVLAGCKKVTLWPPSASPFLYPMPVYGEASNHSSVSIEEPDYSSYTRARYMKEYSERVVLNCGDVLFIPEGWYHQVDSDDLTIAINFWWKSRIMTQMSEHMDAYYLRRILSRLVDKEMSIMVQRNPIQPMDKALTGFHLFNLQKDSPLQTLEPSTLQALYDLVSLVHDSAEVVNQNDRSEPASEITSSNRRDETKIAASDDSSLLDKDHVAKTILPVEPLELRSMMLAMVRTFPRTLETLVLNMLGPVGAEILTRKFDEIDQLTTIEEQAEFYKTFYSVFEDQYAAMDVLLNGKESFSFQVFQNVLDKYLRVHVDRPI; translated from the exons ATGCAAGAGGCTGCGGAAGAGGGGGAGTTCGCGGGCGCGCGGCTGGACGCCGGCCTCCGCGCGGCCCGCTTCGCGTCTCCGCCGTCCGCGGACGTGTTTGGGACCCAAGTTGAGCCGAAGAACGTCCCCGCG GTGTTCCGCGGCGTGGCCAAGGGGTGGGCGGCCTCCACTCGGTGGGATCCTCTCCATGGCGGCCTCGACTACCTTCTG GAAAAAGTGGGACGCGATGTCGATGTGGAAGCTATGATGTCGAACACTGGGCATGTGTTCTACGGAGATCTCAGAAGCCATGAGAGG GTGTCTGTTCCATTCTTAACGTTCATTCAGTCGTGCAAATCTTACCTGAGCCGGATAAATGGGGCTAGGGATCCATTCATAGATCAGGGAATCCTTGAGGAGCCTACTTGCTCGAGGGAGATGTGTTCGAGCAACTCGGAGAATTCAGAACAAGTATATCTTGCACAG GTATCTATTATGAATGCTGAAAACAAAGAGAGATGCTTGTTAGAAGTTTTGAAAGAGGACATTCAGGAG CCTATATTCCTGAAAGGAAAATCATTTTCGTCAATAAACTTTTGGATGAATGGGGCTCACTTGAGATCAAGTACTCATTACGATCCCCACCATAACCTTCTTTGTGTGTTGGCTGGTTGCAAAAAAG TGACTTTGTGGCCTCCATCTGCATCCCCATTTTTATACCCAATGCCTGTGTATGGTGAGGCCTCCAACCACAG TTCTGTGAGCATTGAGGAGCCAGATTATTCAAGCTATACAAGGGCAAGATACATGAAAGAATATTCTGAAAGAGTCGTCTTGAACTGTGGCGACGTTCTTTTCATACCAGAAGGATG GTATCACCAAGTCGACAGTGATGATTTAACCATAGCGATTAACTTTTGGTGGAAGTCAAGAATAATGACTCAAATGTCAGAACATATGGATGCCTACTATCTACGTCGAATCCTGAGCAG ATTGGTGGATAAGGAGATG AGCATAATGGTGCAAAGGAACCCTATTCAGCCTATGGACAAAGCACTGACAG GTTTCCATCTATTCAATTTGCAAAAGGATTCACCATTGCAAACTCTGGAACCCTCCACTCTCCAAGCACTTTATGACCTCGTCTCACTGGTCCACGACAGTGCTGAAGTGGTTAACCAAAATGACAGATCAGAACCCGCATCTGAGATTACATCTTCCAACCGAAGAGACGAAACTAAGATTGCTGCTTCAGATGATTCGTCCCTCTTGGACAAGGATCATGTTGCAAAAACCATTTTGCCAGTTGAACCACTTGAATTACGGAGTATGATGCTTGCAATGGTG CGTACTTTCCCAAGGACATTAGAAACTTTAGTCCTCAACATGCTCGGGCCAGTAGGAGCAGAGATACTGACTAGGAAGTTTGATGAGATCGATCAACTAACCACAATAGAGGAACA GGCTGAGTTCTACAAGACATTCTATAGCGTGTTTGAGGATCAGTATGCTGCAATGGATGTGCTTCTCAATGGAAAGGAATCATTTTCTTTTCAG GTATTCCAGAATGTCCTAGACAAGTATCTCAGGGTGCATGTAGACCGGCCTATCTAA